A stretch of DNA from Grus americana isolate bGruAme1 unplaced genomic scaffold, bGruAme1.mat scaffold_839, whole genome shotgun sequence:
gaccagcagtagtggccagcctttataatgttaatcctCACTGAAATAAGtagccccttgggctgtaagtctttgaatgtagaagcgaaaaaatctttgaaagatgtcagtgtgttttgagaGTTCTTCCGTCACAcaaatcaaggtcaggtcacggtctccacatatggagtaagttgtttTTGAAGCTcattcctctatatgctgtgtggtctggcatggatatttagaagtgctaagagttattaaaataattaacgcagtTTAATGTCTCTGGAgtgaccattttttttttttactcacggacataaatgtaaaccaacctgaacaaatatttcattatttaggaagtttatctcatttataaggtcttctgcattcacttgccatcgtttataaaaagcaaaaagctagccGCATCCCAAGTTAGGAAgtgcctttccttttctccttaattcaaatcaggtgtcttccactaaactttcgaaaagatgagctaaagggGGGAATTCCCAAGGATCGACTGacaattggagcaagtctggctgatgttgatccaatgcaaatagattgttcagtaagtaattttagttcattgtgtccatgagatgtttccagtgtttctgaaagctttcaataacctgctgtctacagctaccttggtttacagtttctctccagcaatttgaaaattgccccgaacatttcctttgtgctgacatgtactttctgatgaacctcatcaaggttgcagctttctttaacatataaaacgtgttccgctgactttatttttaggtgcgatttgatggtgtgggtggtctttctgaccacatttcagctttaaaagagatggtcgtttttccactgctttacccagaagtctttgagagattcaaaattcaacctccaaggtaacagattgtgttgggttttgtgtggcaaggttttggtagcgggaggggctacaggggtggcttttgtgagaagctgctagaagcttcccctgtgtctgatagagccaatgccagccggctccaagatggatccgcccctggccagggccaagccaatcagcgcctctgtgataacatatttaagaaggaaaacaaaagagttaagaaagcttttgcaaccggagagaggagtgagaagatgtaagaaaactctgcagacaccaaggtcagtgaggaaggagggggaggaggtgctccagcaccGGAGCAAagatccctctgcagcccgtggtgaaaaccatggtgaagcaggctgtcccctgcagcccatggaggagggatgaggggatgtagagattccacctgcagcccgtggaggaccccacgctggagcaggtggaggcacctgaaggaggctgtggcctgtgggaagcccacgctggagcaagtccgggccggaccggtagacccgcgaagaggggagcccacgccagggcaggtttgctggcaggatttGTGACcttgtgggagagaccccacgctggagcagtctgctcctgaaggtctgcaccctgtgggagagactacgctggagcagttcgtgaaggactgtagcccgtgggagagactccatgttggagcaggggaatgttgagaggagtcctccccctgaggacaaagaagcggcagagacaatgtgtgctgaactgaccgcaaccccattccctgcccccttgtgccgctgaggggggaggaggttgaagccaggagcgaagttgagcccgagaagatgggaggggggggggaggtgttttaagacttgattgtatttttctcattgctctactctgttttgcctagtaataaattagatgaatctcctctctacattcagtctgttttgctcctgacggtaattagtgagtgatctccccctgtccttatctcgacccaagccttttgttagacttctcctctcccatcccgctgggggaggggtgagtgagcggccgcgtggcacccagctaccggctgggcctaaaccacgacacagatattgtttaaaactatgaattctaattcacccattttcaggagaatattcaactgaggtatcaatatgtttccacgcttcggaattttcagcaatgttgatggggctttttggcagtagtaaaaagcaatttcttaaaaatggatagaatccagaatatatgtaggttcaaggatgtaccgtgtggtgagagtatactttaaaagtgtcttgcctttaaaaggtggggctgagtcattttggtttgagttcgatggccacgtccgcttgattagtttataagcaagaaggaatcatctactggtagtcaactgtaatttgttgcttggaagtccagttgtctctcccaccaactgtctttttgttcaagtgatcagggatacattttagaattgacaggacttgcaactagaaccttGCCGTGTTTGTTGTGCTTGGGCTAAAGGaaggatctgaccactttttacacagctaaattagttctgcattatgacattattagagatttaattgttagctttatatattcttgatcagcgcagttcaattatggtatagtgaaatatgactttaaattctttgctttcggtaactttaaaagtattacaaataatgaaaagacaatattccagtgggtttgcttctttcttcattgaaattctttttgaaacagcagtgtattggcttttctagttgatggctgtatttatctggaaatgcagaatactctcccaggtttagacttccacctcatttatcatcagcaacggatggcctgggagaccaaatccagtaacttaaagctttttaagggagaatgaaatgctttactagcaaatcttgccttttgtgaaaacaagcatttacatgcagcatatcataagttagccaagtctcagattctgcgctcaagtttgttctggtttggctccactgtgctgtaaccacccctggtagtttgtcagcagttttggaagtgtccttccgggacactaggatcttttctcgaggtttgtacgtctccattatcctctttatttgttgcgttcactgccttgttgaattgtgtaggaacacaaaacttccatctcttttcacttttctcacacttcagctgttaccgcgatcttatacacaaagtgttttggttaggagagaagaggggtgtggtttagggatgaggactgtaatagatacttttccatcatacatgaatcttttcttctttttctttctttctttctttctttcttttttttttttttttttttttttttaataattgcagaggctgtctattctatggtccaccagggactggaaagacactggttgctcgtgcgcttgctaatgaatgcagccaaggtgagaggagaatagccttttttatgcgaaaaggtgccaactgcctgagtaaatgggcgggggaatctgaacgacagcttcggttattatttgatcaggtaaggttgaaacgtgctgtgtgttctgtccgagtggtaactgtaatcttctgtggtcagtatttttaagaacaactcactcctttttggtttttgtcagttctttccactgaaatgggtttgttagtgtttcctttttcagtggttttttttacgggcttgaaatcttgagatgtattagggaagattaataaaacaaaacctcgcaaagcaaacccctgctacccacctcaaaaaaaaccccaccaaaacccccaaaataaccatcaacaaaaaaaccccaccaaacccaaaccaaaacagccacaaaaagggtttcaagaggcaagagatggatggtggctttagatccgagggaaacagatgcaggctgacggcatagtcatttaaattcctaatggaagcttgctttcagaacctgtaattgaattaagtctcggctctgttctcggcggttgccaaatagctgtaaaaactactgctctgatttgtttcctgtcacccggtctcagtggcttgacacaagctgccgttttctgttactcgtgcccctcactccattagcccaattagtagagatccctgatgccactctgaaagatctagttccagtgacttcccaaccaaaacatttttaatgcattttctctttaaaatagtcccggtttacttatgtccatattcctctgttttcattcgaggcctaccagatgcgaccttcaattatcttcttcgatgagatagatggccttgctcctgtgcggtccagtgaacaagaccaaattcataggtagtacatttttggtatctacatagaagctgcttgatctttgtgaaaagaccaccacaccctgtttaactttatgtgatacattaatttatcctgaaaactagtaattcaatgctactaaaattcagatgattttcaaacaataactgaaaccaattcactcagcttgatatcagcacaaggcctgtgttagcttactggttttgttatgtcctaaattaagtctttcgctaattggcgtctcatcaagaaaagcctgtcctttttgagtggtcattgcagaagattgcgtagaatgtaacaaaatttactaaaccagtgaatgaagattatattttttctgttagctctattgtgtcaactcttctggcccttatggatggcttagacagcagaggagagattgtggtcattggagccaccaacaggctggattctatagatcctgctttacgaagacccggccgctttgatcgagagttcctcttcagcttgccagataaagaggtcagaacttaaactcaaccttaatgctcatgtgacaaagtccctctttataacaaaaccacataacaatgcaggattacagagcagttaaagtcaaacccagtgttggacaacttgggcaaaagagagactgtggagggcagatccggtactgaatatataccattaagaggatttccacaagtagttagttctgtaattagttttggtttcactgtgaccagccaagaaaatgggatgctgctagtcactgaaacatgtaagaaagaatgaatgccccaattagctgtaaattactgctatctcatcttgaaaatgaaagaaatggtgtgcgcacaagaattcctttttgcaaacaaaaacttttctcaaggctggtgctggagcgattgaatttttttccattcccaaatctgtccatgtttgctgactgacttaatccacttagacactttcaccctgaagtggtcttgctctcagttcttggtttacgaatggatagtggatgtacctgtgctggatggttcccaggctgcgtatcctgggagggaagtattttgggagctgacattcttactggtaacttcttattggacaaagatgcgaggtacgctggacaggtgtggggcttgggaagcttctagttcaatggcgatagctaagcaatgaaaaagtaggtgtatagcaaccaaaaaatatggggaggaagatagtgtggaaccctggtcttgtgtgttttaatttggctatggttgaaggctagtaaaagtgcactaaacagcatctttaacagaaacatttgtctccagtttttatctcctttcaggaacaggagaggaggtgccgtgaaacacatacactatatgattccctactgtggaagaattctagaaatctgccgtaattaaactgtgtaccagggaatacttaaataaaagatcttgctaagatcggagatgaagataggcaacgtttgacattttctggatcagtgacagtagtttgagtcataattattgttcgtctttgtagtaattgtagcaattactctgcaaaagcagagagcgtgttaatcgaactgtaaaatacttaaaagtttagcagataaaccaagtatttgtattaatgtgagggtgtggggggttttgtgttggtttggggattttgaagagaaaactttggacaaactaaaatgcgaccattttatttccaggctagaaaagagattttcaagattcacacacgagattggaccccaaagccatcggacatgtttcttgaagagctagctgaaaaatgcgttggtaagtttgaaaatacagtgagttactgcatgggactgagtccgaaggaatctgagcttgtagcaggcagtactcgagctcttgcaccttgctgcagagtgaggcggctggcacgccgtgggagcaaagaaagttagatgcttcttttcttttaattttctttctgtctctcagaacgttga
This window harbors:
- the LOC129201198 gene encoding ATPase family AAA domain-containing protein 2-like; the protein is LPLNFRKDELKGGIPKDRLTIGASLADVDPMQIDCSVRFDGVGGLSDHISALKEMVVFPLLYPEVFERFKIQPPRGCLFYGPPGTGKTLVARALANECSQGERRIAFFMRKGANCLSKWAGESERQLRLLFDQAYQMRPSIIFFDEIDGLAPVRSSEQDQIHSSIVSTLLALMDGLDSRGEIVVIGATNRLDSIDPALRRPGRFDREFLFSLPDKEARKEIFKIHTRDWTPKPSDMFLEELAEKCVGYCGADIKSLCAEAALCALRRRYPQLYKSSEKLQLDVASIKITAKDFVMAMQKTVPASQRAVASPGRALSSVSKPLLENTLARILQALQRVFPHAE